A genomic segment from Nitrospira sp. encodes:
- a CDS encoding N-acetylmuramoyl-L-alanine amidase, whose amino-acid sequence MTHVSVLTRHLLGLILLWVFFGAVAPSMADMPSAPPWPRPAQPAAEEATPRVLTVRQEGAGPSRYPIIVRDLRTWTTDEGIRLVLDLNRKASFSESHLRNPERVVIEVTNTILGKSSRRRVSSGTIPRPFQIAQSRPRVVAITLPRGQVARYKVFSLANPDRLVIDLYQRSKDTIRQIGDTSTTSPSVPLTPLPTPPTIPSPTVTDPVRPIVPKQADPVRTIVIDPGHGGKDPGTIGRHGTTEKDVTLKVGLLLKDLLGTLPNTRVLMTRERDTFIELEDRAKFANGKDADLFVSIHVNSHPHKGIRGLEIYHFGEAKDQRALEVAARENGTPLNNTGVGWEYLVADLLTSKKIEHSLELAWTAKQAMVSNLNGRYSTIDHGVKTAPFYVLRFTTMPSILAEIAFMSNPTEEEQMRTQAFLSHIAESIFQGVKTYLNTNSSR is encoded by the coding sequence GTGACTCATGTCTCCGTCCTGACCCGTCACCTCCTCGGTCTCATCTTGCTGTGGGTATTTTTCGGCGCCGTCGCTCCATCGATGGCCGACATGCCGAGCGCGCCTCCCTGGCCTAGGCCGGCCCAGCCGGCAGCAGAAGAAGCGACCCCTCGTGTCCTGACCGTCCGGCAAGAAGGCGCCGGCCCATCACGTTACCCGATCATCGTCCGCGACCTTCGAACCTGGACGACCGACGAGGGCATCAGACTCGTTCTCGACCTGAACCGTAAAGCATCGTTTTCTGAATCTCACCTGCGTAATCCAGAACGGGTCGTCATCGAAGTGACCAACACCATCTTGGGTAAATCGTCCCGGCGACGGGTGTCGAGTGGAACGATTCCCCGGCCGTTTCAGATCGCCCAAAGTCGCCCGCGCGTGGTCGCCATCACCCTGCCGCGCGGTCAGGTCGCCCGCTATAAAGTGTTCTCGCTGGCCAATCCTGACCGCCTCGTCATCGACCTGTACCAACGTTCCAAGGATACGATCCGACAGATCGGCGACACCTCAACGACGTCGCCGTCCGTTCCACTCACGCCGCTGCCGACGCCGCCGACGATTCCCAGCCCAACCGTAACGGACCCTGTTCGCCCCATCGTGCCCAAACAAGCTGATCCTGTGAGGACGATCGTCATCGACCCGGGACACGGCGGAAAAGATCCCGGTACCATCGGGCGCCACGGCACGACGGAGAAGGACGTCACCCTGAAAGTCGGCCTGCTCCTGAAAGACCTGCTCGGGACGTTGCCGAATACGCGAGTACTCATGACGCGGGAACGCGACACCTTCATCGAGTTGGAAGACCGGGCGAAGTTTGCGAACGGGAAGGACGCGGACCTGTTCGTCTCCATCCACGTGAACTCCCATCCGCACAAAGGCATCCGCGGTCTGGAGATCTATCACTTCGGAGAGGCGAAGGACCAACGCGCCCTGGAAGTCGCCGCAAGGGAAAACGGCACGCCGCTCAACAATACCGGCGTGGGCTGGGAATACCTCGTCGCCGACCTGCTGACTTCGAAAAAAATCGAGCACTCCCTCGAACTGGCCTGGACCGCCAAGCAAGCCATGGTGTCGAACCTCAACGGACGGTACAGCACCATCGACCACGGGGTGAAAACTGCGCCCTTCTATGTACTCCGTTTCACCACCATGCCCAGCATCCTCGCCGAAATCGCCTTCATGTCGAATCCCACCGAGGAAGAGCAGATGCGGACGCAGGCCTTCCTCAGCCATATCGCAGAATCGATTTTCCAAGGGGTCAAGACCTACCTCAACACGAATTCTTCCAGGTGA
- a CDS encoding putative metal-dependent hydrolase YcfH: MLIDTHTHLDDARYGSDREAMIARARAAGVESMITIGCDLTTSRAAAALAEQYPFVYASIGVHPHEVKHIADGWYDEFRQLARQKKVVAYGEIGLDYHYNHSDPEQQRRCFREQIRLARELHLPVIIHTREAQDDTIRILKEEGASEVGGVFHCFSGDAWLAKDAIDLGFYLSFSGILTFQNATMLRDIAKQVPRDRLLIETDCPYLTPVPHRGKRNEPAYVKHVAELLATITSEGASGASLVTVEDVGRITSENARRLFKIP, translated from the coding sequence ATGCTGATCGACACCCATACCCATCTGGATGACGCACGGTATGGGTCCGACCGCGAAGCCATGATCGCACGTGCGCGAGCGGCCGGGGTGGAGTCGATGATCACCATCGGCTGCGACCTTACCACGAGCCGTGCGGCCGCCGCCCTCGCCGAGCAGTATCCCTTCGTCTATGCGTCGATCGGAGTGCACCCACACGAAGTCAAACACATCGCGGACGGGTGGTACGACGAGTTCCGGCAACTGGCGCGACAGAAGAAGGTCGTGGCCTACGGTGAGATCGGACTCGACTACCATTACAACCATTCCGACCCGGAACAACAGCGCCGGTGTTTCCGTGAACAGATCCGGCTGGCGCGTGAATTGCACCTCCCGGTCATCATCCACACCAGAGAAGCGCAGGACGATACGATCCGCATCCTGAAGGAAGAGGGGGCTTCAGAGGTCGGCGGGGTCTTTCATTGTTTTTCAGGGGATGCCTGGCTGGCAAAGGACGCGATCGATTTGGGATTTTACCTGTCGTTTTCCGGCATCCTGACCTTTCAAAATGCCACCATGCTGCGGGACATCGCCAAACAGGTTCCGAGGGATCGCCTGCTGATCGAAACCGATTGTCCCTACCTGACCCCGGTACCCCACCGCGGTAAACGCAACGAACCGGCCTATGTGAAACATGTCGCAGAACTGCTGGCCACAATCACGTCCGAAGGCGCGTCCGGAGCCAGCCTCGTGACCGTTGAAGACGTGGGCCGCATCACCAGCGAAAACGCACGCCGCCTCTTCAAAATTCCCTGA